The following proteins come from a genomic window of Aggregicoccus sp. 17bor-14:
- a CDS encoding Hsp70 family protein: MADKPRIVGIDLGTTNTCVASVRNRIPKIVPTDRGNLILPSVVALSAKGDLLVGGVAKDQMVTNPKNTLYGTKRLIGRKYHSRVVEELKEHFHYDIVEGPEGEAAVLLGGKRYTLPQISSFVLAQVKTIAEQFLGGPVDGAVISVPAYYNDNQRNAVKEAGRLAGLDVKRIVNEPTAAALAYGFNRGLDQKVLVYDLGGGTFDVSVLHLNNNVFEVLATGGDTFLGGVDFDNRVMDYILEAFREETKVDLTTSPIALQRIKNAAEAAKIDLTLIPNVLIELPYIEERKGKPLDLRIPLTREQLNALTGDLVDRTFEICDRVLAEKGIARSEIAEVILVGGQSRMPLVQQKIQAHFGKPPRKGVHPDECVALGAALLADSLGSVDSITLLDALSMPIGYALANGKFRPVIEKNSIIPLMKSFRLPAPREPGAAHIELDIFQGDSEYIVDNEYLGTLRVPAAAAGRKIDFRLNEECLLEVLVEEPGGTRRVELATRDTPESLRRALEEAAAADAAAAGSAPGAAAGAEGGLLSSIKRIWRRG, encoded by the coding sequence ATGGCGGACAAACCTCGCATCGTCGGGATCGATCTCGGCACGACGAACACCTGCGTGGCGTCCGTGCGCAACCGCATCCCGAAGATCGTCCCTACCGATCGCGGCAACCTCATCCTGCCCTCGGTGGTGGCGCTTTCGGCGAAGGGAGACCTGCTGGTCGGCGGCGTGGCCAAGGACCAGATGGTCACCAACCCGAAGAACACGCTCTACGGCACCAAGCGGCTCATCGGGCGCAAGTACCACTCGCGGGTGGTGGAGGAGCTCAAGGAGCACTTCCACTACGACATCGTCGAGGGGCCCGAGGGTGAGGCGGCGGTGCTGCTGGGCGGCAAGCGCTACACGCTGCCGCAGATCTCCAGCTTCGTGCTCGCGCAGGTGAAGACCATCGCCGAGCAGTTCCTCGGCGGTCCGGTGGACGGCGCGGTCATCTCGGTGCCCGCCTACTACAACGACAACCAGCGCAACGCGGTGAAGGAGGCCGGGCGGCTCGCGGGCCTCGACGTGAAGCGCATCGTCAACGAGCCCACCGCGGCGGCGCTCGCCTACGGCTTCAACCGCGGGCTGGACCAGAAGGTCCTGGTCTACGACCTGGGCGGCGGCACCTTCGACGTCTCCGTGCTGCACCTCAACAACAACGTGTTCGAGGTGCTGGCCACCGGCGGCGATACGTTCCTGGGCGGCGTGGATTTCGACAACCGGGTGATGGACTACATCCTCGAGGCGTTCCGCGAGGAGACGAAGGTCGACCTCACCACCAGCCCCATCGCCCTGCAGCGCATCAAGAACGCGGCCGAGGCGGCGAAGATCGATCTCACGCTCATCCCCAACGTGCTCATCGAGCTGCCGTACATCGAGGAGCGCAAGGGCAAGCCGCTGGACCTGCGCATCCCGCTCACCCGCGAGCAGCTCAACGCGCTCACCGGGGACCTGGTGGACCGCACCTTCGAGATCTGCGACCGCGTGCTCGCCGAGAAGGGCATCGCGCGCTCGGAGATCGCCGAGGTCATCCTGGTGGGTGGCCAGAGCCGCATGCCCCTGGTGCAGCAGAAGATCCAGGCGCACTTCGGCAAGCCGCCGCGCAAGGGCGTGCACCCGGACGAGTGCGTGGCGCTCGGCGCCGCGCTGCTCGCGGACAGCCTGGGCAGCGTGGACTCCATCACGCTGCTGGACGCGCTCTCGATGCCCATCGGGTACGCGCTCGCCAACGGCAAGTTCCGGCCGGTCATCGAGAAGAACTCGATCATCCCGCTGATGAAGAGCTTCCGCCTGCCGGCGCCTCGCGAGCCCGGCGCTGCCCACATCGAGCTGGACATCTTCCAGGGCGACAGCGAGTACATCGTGGACAACGAGTACCTCGGCACGCTGCGCGTCCCGGCGGCCGCGGCGGGGCGGAAGATCGACTTCCGGCTCAACGAGGAGTGCCTGCTCGAGGTGCTCGTCGAGGAGCCGGGCGGCACCCGGCGCGTGGAGCTCGCCACGCGCGACACGCCGGAGTCCCTGCGCCGTGCGCTGGAGGAGGCCGCCGCGGCCGACGCCGCCGCCGCGGGCAGCGCCCCGGGCGCCGCCGCCGGCGCCGAGGGCGGGCTCTTGTCCAGCATCAAGCGCATCTGGCGCAGGGGGTAG
- a CDS encoding SCP2 sterol-binding domain-containing protein, whose translation MAIFPSKEWVDEAVRLTNSDPESAAAGRGWVGDFGAVIQAEKGTLARTFTVHVQPNRLGHIERVEVLDDPDDLDDIEPAYLARAPYSVWKALLQGTLDPVEAVLKRRIEVQGDLQPLMERMKYKGIADRVFAQLKTEFVDEA comes from the coding sequence GTGGCAATCTTTCCGTCCAAGGAGTGGGTGGACGAGGCCGTGCGCCTCACGAACTCGGACCCCGAGAGCGCCGCCGCGGGCCGCGGCTGGGTGGGGGACTTCGGCGCGGTGATCCAGGCGGAGAAGGGCACGCTCGCGCGCACCTTCACGGTGCACGTGCAGCCCAACCGGCTCGGCCACATCGAGCGCGTGGAGGTGCTCGACGATCCGGACGACCTCGACGACATCGAGCCTGCGTACCTGGCGCGCGCGCCCTACTCCGTCTGGAAGGCGCTGCTGCAGGGCACGCTGGACCCGGTGGAGGCCGTGCTCAAGCGCCGCATCGAGGTGCAGGGAGACCTGCAGCCCCTCATGGAGCGCATGAAGTACAAGGGCATCGCGGACCGGGTCTTCGCGCAGCTGAAGACCGAGTTCGTCGACGAGGCCTGA
- the mnmA gene encoding tRNA 2-thiouridine(34) synthase MnmA produces the protein MRVVVAMSGGVDSSAAAALLKEQGHEVIGITLRVWSYEGKAQCGSCCSPDDIDDARAVAQALDIPFYVASAEEIFKERVVNPFVQSYLGGKTPIPCVACNRDVKFSFLLKRARALGAKLATGHYARVASGAQGHELLKGVDAAKDQSYFLFTLGQAELADVLFPVGGMTKPDVRAVAERHRLPTSHKPESMEICFVPDGDYAGFVEKVAGPQPGGEIVDAEGQVLGTHAGVHRFTVGQRRGLNLSGPEPRYVQRIDAATNRVVVGPDAGTARGNFGLLQPHWVHGAPPEGAVQVRIRHRHAGTAARVEVGADGATRVHLEVPARAVTPGQAAVFYDGERVLGGGWIV, from the coding sequence ATGCGCGTCGTCGTTGCCATGAGCGGTGGGGTGGACTCCTCGGCCGCTGCCGCCCTGCTCAAGGAGCAGGGCCACGAGGTGATCGGCATCACCCTGCGGGTCTGGTCCTACGAGGGCAAGGCCCAGTGCGGCAGCTGCTGCAGTCCGGACGACATCGACGATGCGCGCGCCGTGGCCCAGGCGCTGGACATCCCGTTCTACGTCGCGAGCGCGGAGGAGATCTTCAAGGAGCGGGTGGTGAACCCCTTCGTGCAGAGCTACCTCGGCGGCAAGACGCCCATCCCCTGCGTGGCCTGCAACCGCGACGTGAAGTTCAGCTTCCTGCTCAAGCGCGCGCGTGCGCTGGGCGCGAAGCTCGCCACCGGGCACTACGCGCGCGTGGCCTCCGGCGCGCAGGGCCACGAGCTGCTCAAGGGCGTGGATGCGGCGAAGGACCAGAGCTACTTCCTCTTCACGCTGGGCCAGGCGGAGCTCGCGGACGTGCTCTTCCCGGTGGGCGGGATGACCAAGCCGGACGTGCGCGCCGTGGCCGAGCGCCACCGCCTGCCCACCAGCCACAAGCCGGAGAGCATGGAGATCTGCTTCGTGCCGGACGGGGACTACGCGGGCTTCGTGGAGAAGGTGGCGGGGCCGCAGCCGGGCGGGGAGATCGTGGACGCCGAGGGCCAGGTGCTCGGCACGCACGCCGGCGTGCACCGCTTCACGGTGGGACAGCGCCGCGGGCTGAACCTCAGCGGGCCCGAGCCGCGCTACGTGCAGCGCATCGACGCGGCGACGAACCGGGTGGTGGTGGGCCCGGACGCGGGCACCGCGCGCGGCAACTTCGGGCTGCTGCAGCCGCACTGGGTGCACGGCGCGCCGCCCGAGGGGGCCGTGCAGGTGCGCATCCGCCACCGCCACGCGGGCACTGCCGCCCGGGTCGAGGTGGGGGCCGACGGGGCCACGCGGGTGCACCTGGAGGTGCCCGCGCGCGCCGTGACGCCGGGGCAGGCCGCGGTGTTCTACGACGGGGAGCGGGTGCTGGGCGGGGGCTGGATCGTCTGA
- a CDS encoding ATP-dependent helicase: MATRTYSLKVAPSAPPPLRIDYAALLNPEQLRAVEAPEAPALVIAGAGSGKTRTLTFRVARLLERGVPPEGILLLTFTNKAAREMTRRVEQLAGGFVDVRRILGGTFHHAAHALLRQHAGALGFSTGFGVLDREDARDLMAACVGALQRPRGAPRFPKPEVVLDLVSSAINLQRPLAQLIVDKRPQFLPVADELLAAAVRFQQRKAQMGLMDFDDLLMHLKRLLVEHPRVRAQLNERFRCVLVDEYQDTNRLQGDIVDLLVEERKSLTVVGDDCQSIYSFRGADFTNIMEFPQRYPGCGVYPLTRNYRSTPQILRLANASIALNRRQFPKELRAERPAGLAPVVVPARDVEEQAAFVAQRVLELREEGMPLEEMAVLYRAHHHSMELQVELARRGIPFRVRSGVRFFEQAHIKDVLAHLRMVHNPLDELAFRRVVKLVPGVGPASAESLWTAVSSLPPVLALADALAHPLVAREVPRKGTAGYARLCERFAKLGAPGAQEHPGQLILDVLEGGYADYLKQELGADERRADDVRQLAEYAGRAASLQAFLEDIALVAELAAEEGGSPGEPPDELLTLSSVHQAKGLEWRAVFVIWMADGRFPLAAASRQPEDEEEERRLFYVACTRAKDELALVYPLMAAPQERERVILRVSRFIEELPGGEGEEDAPYDRLLLEPVAVEDPHALPRLAPGKGPGPDVPF, translated from the coding sequence ATGGCCACCCGGACGTACTCCCTCAAGGTCGCGCCCAGTGCGCCACCCCCGCTGCGCATCGACTACGCCGCGCTGCTCAACCCGGAGCAGCTGCGCGCCGTGGAGGCGCCCGAGGCCCCTGCGCTGGTCATCGCCGGCGCGGGCTCGGGCAAGACGCGCACGCTCACCTTCCGGGTGGCGCGGCTGCTCGAGCGCGGCGTGCCTCCCGAGGGCATCCTCCTGCTCACCTTCACCAACAAGGCCGCGCGTGAGATGACGCGGCGGGTGGAGCAGCTGGCCGGCGGCTTCGTGGACGTGCGCCGCATCCTGGGCGGCACCTTCCACCACGCGGCGCACGCGCTCCTGCGCCAGCACGCGGGCGCCCTGGGCTTCTCCACCGGCTTCGGCGTGCTGGACCGCGAGGACGCGCGCGACCTGATGGCTGCGTGCGTGGGCGCGCTGCAGCGGCCGCGCGGCGCGCCGCGCTTTCCCAAGCCCGAGGTGGTGCTGGATCTCGTCTCCTCGGCCATCAACCTGCAGCGCCCGCTCGCCCAGCTCATCGTGGACAAGCGGCCGCAGTTCCTGCCCGTGGCGGACGAGCTGCTCGCGGCCGCGGTGCGCTTCCAGCAGCGCAAGGCCCAGATGGGCCTGATGGACTTCGACGATCTGCTGATGCACCTCAAGCGCCTGCTGGTGGAGCACCCGCGCGTGCGCGCCCAGCTCAACGAGCGCTTCCGCTGCGTCCTGGTGGACGAGTACCAGGACACGAACCGCCTGCAGGGCGACATCGTGGACCTGCTGGTCGAGGAGCGGAAGAGCCTCACCGTGGTGGGCGACGACTGCCAGTCCATCTACAGCTTCCGCGGCGCGGACTTCACCAACATCATGGAGTTCCCGCAGCGCTACCCCGGCTGCGGCGTGTACCCGCTCACGCGCAACTACCGCTCCACGCCGCAGATCCTGCGGCTCGCCAACGCCTCCATCGCGCTCAACCGCCGCCAGTTCCCCAAGGAGCTGCGCGCCGAGCGCCCCGCAGGCCTGGCGCCCGTGGTGGTGCCCGCGCGCGACGTGGAGGAGCAGGCCGCCTTCGTGGCGCAGCGGGTGCTGGAGCTGCGCGAGGAGGGGATGCCGCTCGAGGAGATGGCGGTGCTCTACCGCGCCCACCACCACTCGATGGAGCTGCAGGTGGAGCTCGCCCGGCGCGGCATCCCCTTCCGGGTGCGCTCGGGCGTGCGCTTCTTCGAGCAGGCCCACATCAAGGACGTGCTCGCGCACCTGCGGATGGTGCACAACCCGCTGGACGAGCTCGCCTTCAGGCGGGTGGTGAAGCTGGTGCCGGGCGTGGGACCCGCGAGCGCCGAGTCGCTGTGGACGGCCGTCTCGTCGCTGCCCCCGGTGCTCGCGCTCGCGGACGCGCTCGCGCACCCGCTGGTGGCGCGCGAGGTGCCGCGCAAGGGGACGGCGGGCTACGCGCGCCTGTGCGAGCGCTTCGCGAAGCTCGGGGCCCCGGGCGCGCAGGAGCACCCCGGCCAGCTCATCCTGGACGTGCTGGAGGGCGGCTACGCGGACTATCTCAAGCAGGAGCTGGGCGCGGACGAGCGGCGCGCGGACGACGTGCGCCAGCTCGCGGAGTACGCGGGGCGCGCGGCGAGCCTGCAGGCCTTCCTCGAGGACATCGCGCTCGTGGCCGAGCTCGCGGCGGAGGAGGGGGGCAGCCCGGGCGAGCCGCCGGACGAGCTGCTCACGCTCTCCTCGGTGCACCAGGCCAAGGGGCTCGAGTGGCGGGCGGTGTTCGTCATCTGGATGGCCGACGGGCGCTTCCCGCTCGCGGCCGCCTCGCGCCAGCCGGAGGACGAGGAGGAGGAGCGGCGGCTCTTCTACGTCGCCTGCACCCGGGCGAAGGACGAGCTCGCGCTGGTGTACCCGCTCATGGCCGCTCCCCAGGAGCGCGAGCGAGTGATCCTGCGGGTTTCGCGCTTCATCGAGGAGCTGCCGGGTGGGGAAGGGGAGGAGGATGCCCCCTATGACCGCCTGCTGCTGGAGCCGGTGGCCGTGGAGGACCCACACGCGCTGCCGAGGCTTGCGCCGGGCAAGGGGCCGGGCCCGGACGTCCCGTTCTGA
- a CDS encoding CCA tRNA nucleotidyltransferase → MTPAVLKNAAIPRPVLDVLSRLREQGHAAYLVGGCVRDMLRGREPKDFDVASSARPEEVQRAFRKVIPTGIEHGTVTVLSGGVPVEVTTFRSEGEYVDGRRPESVTFEREVTADLSRRDFTINAMAYDPVGGELCDPFAGQQDLARSLIRAVGDAHARFSEDGLRPLRAVRFAAVLGFGLDPATEAAIAPTVPVFRKVALERVREEFVKLLLSPRAEQGLLLLARTGLLAVFLPELAALPDTEAARVRASVQAAPVDLDVRLAVLLADLVPAPAARDVALRLKFPNKVAERVGLLVAHHALQRLFEAPDAELRRLLAKAGPENAEALLAIARARLQVRAPAQLPALEALGARLRAQVEARPPLNARALALNGAAVMAALGVGPSPAVGEATRFLVERVLEDPSLNSPEGLQGLLAGWKASRPA, encoded by the coding sequence ATGACGCCCGCTGTCCTGAAGAACGCGGCCATCCCGCGCCCGGTGCTCGACGTGCTCTCCCGGCTGCGCGAGCAGGGGCATGCGGCGTACCTCGTGGGCGGCTGCGTGAGGGACATGCTCCGCGGGCGCGAGCCCAAGGACTTCGACGTGGCGAGCAGCGCGCGCCCCGAAGAGGTGCAGCGCGCCTTCCGCAAGGTCATCCCCACCGGCATCGAGCACGGCACCGTCACGGTGCTCAGCGGCGGCGTGCCGGTGGAGGTCACCACCTTCCGCAGCGAGGGTGAGTACGTGGACGGGCGGCGCCCCGAGTCCGTCACCTTCGAGCGCGAGGTGACGGCGGACCTCTCGCGGCGCGACTTCACCATCAACGCCATGGCCTACGACCCGGTGGGCGGCGAGCTCTGCGATCCCTTCGCGGGCCAGCAGGACCTCGCCCGCAGCCTCATCCGCGCCGTGGGCGATGCGCACGCGCGCTTCTCCGAGGACGGCCTGCGCCCCTTGCGCGCGGTGCGCTTCGCCGCGGTGCTCGGCTTCGGGCTGGACCCGGCCACCGAGGCGGCCATCGCGCCCACCGTGCCGGTGTTCCGCAAGGTGGCGCTGGAGCGGGTGCGAGAGGAGTTCGTGAAGCTGCTGCTCTCGCCGCGCGCCGAGCAGGGCCTGCTCCTGCTCGCCCGCACGGGGCTGCTCGCGGTGTTCCTGCCGGAGCTCGCGGCGCTGCCCGACACGGAGGCCGCCCGCGTGCGCGCCTCGGTTCAGGCCGCCCCCGTCGACCTCGACGTGCGGCTCGCGGTGCTGCTCGCGGACCTCGTGCCCGCGCCGGCCGCGCGGGACGTGGCCCTGCGCCTCAAGTTCCCCAACAAGGTGGCCGAGCGCGTGGGGCTGCTCGTGGCGCACCACGCCCTGCAGCGCCTCTTCGAGGCCCCGGACGCGGAGCTGCGCCGGCTCCTCGCGAAGGCCGGCCCCGAGAACGCCGAGGCGCTGCTCGCCATCGCCCGCGCCCGGCTCCAGGTGCGCGCGCCCGCGCAGCTCCCGGCACTCGAGGCGCTGGGTGCCCGGCTGCGGGCCCAGGTGGAGGCGCGCCCGCCGCTCAACGCCCGCGCGCTCGCCCTCAACGGCGCCGCGGTGATGGCGGCCCTCGGCGTGGGCCCCTCGCCGGCGGTGGGGGAGGCCACGCGCTTCCTCGTGGAGCGCGTGCTCGAGGACCCCTCCCTCAACAGCCCCGAGGGGCTGCAGGGCCTGCTCGCCGGGTGGAAGGCCTCCCGCCCCGCGTAG
- a CDS encoding CHAP domain-containing protein has translation MNRIPALLATLALTGCATGAPTGGRSAQAALRYRPLTPAAAPRAVPSRSAPVLARVETPRETPAPRAPAPSSAAPVAARPTSPARSAPAAPAEARERVVAAARSALGQTRVVLAGRQWPSDCTGLVQGAFAQGGHPLRGAAQAGDNGVTALYRYAQVHGRIFTGGRPLPGDLVFFRDTYDQNRDGRRNDGLTHVGLVEDVSAAGTVTVIHRVSSGVVRYRMNLARPQLRKDPRTGEVLNDLLRSPGRGRPQALTGQLFAAYATVLPVASVAQR, from the coding sequence ATGAACCGCATCCCCGCGCTGCTCGCCACCCTGGCCCTCACGGGCTGCGCCACCGGGGCGCCCACCGGAGGACGCTCGGCCCAGGCCGCGCTGCGCTACCGCCCCCTCACGCCGGCCGCCGCGCCGCGCGCCGTGCCCTCGCGAAGCGCCCCCGTACTCGCGCGCGTGGAGACCCCACGCGAGACACCTGCCCCGCGCGCCCCGGCTCCGTCCTCCGCTGCGCCCGTCGCCGCCCGCCCGACCTCCCCTGCCCGCAGCGCGCCCGCCGCGCCCGCGGAGGCCCGCGAGCGCGTGGTCGCCGCGGCGCGCAGCGCGCTGGGCCAGACCCGGGTGGTGCTCGCCGGAAGGCAGTGGCCCTCGGACTGCACGGGGCTGGTGCAGGGCGCCTTCGCGCAGGGCGGCCATCCGCTGCGCGGCGCCGCCCAGGCCGGAGACAACGGCGTCACCGCGCTCTACCGCTACGCGCAGGTGCACGGGCGCATCTTCACCGGCGGGCGGCCCCTTCCCGGGGACCTCGTCTTCTTCCGCGACACCTACGATCAGAACCGCGACGGGCGCCGCAACGACGGGCTGACGCACGTGGGGCTGGTGGAGGACGTGAGCGCCGCGGGCACCGTCACCGTCATCCACCGGGTGAGCAGCGGCGTGGTGCGCTACCGGATGAACCTCGCCCGTCCGCAGCTCCGCAAGGATCCGCGCACGGGCGAGGTGCTCAACGATCTGCTGCGCTCTCCGGGGCGCGGGCGCCCCCAGGCCCTCACCGGCCAGCTGTTCGCGGCCTACGCCACGGTGCTGCCGGTGGCGTCGGTCGCGCAGCGCTGA
- a CDS encoding glycosyltransferase family 2 protein, producing MAEVLFWCAALFLVHTYFLYPVILFALDGVEQVLANVRTMRRGPRAAAAHPHAALPRVSLVVAAYNEASCIGEKVKNSLALEYPADRFEILIGSDGSTDGTDEIVRSTPDARVRLSAAPRAGKTSVLNRCIPVASGDIVVLSDANTMIDPDAVQKLVRHFDDPEVGAVCGKLKLFNPTNAEYEESAYWSYESLIKFYEGKRGAVMGANGGLYAIRRTLFTQLPPSTIVDDFVIPLRILENGFKVVYEPEAVAHEETTEDYDQEFGRRARIAAGNFQSLQMVPGLLSPTAGFRAFAFWSHKLLRWCAPALMGLALLANLFLLQSTFYRLAFFGQVMFYALAYLGKTGALTGTGRRVASVAYYFVTMNLAIAVGFWRFLRNSQRAAWDRTARA from the coding sequence ATGGCGGAGGTTCTGTTCTGGTGTGCGGCGCTGTTCCTGGTGCACACGTACTTTCTGTATCCGGTGATCCTGTTCGCACTCGACGGGGTGGAGCAGGTGCTGGCGAACGTCCGCACCATGCGGCGCGGCCCCCGGGCCGCGGCCGCGCACCCGCATGCGGCGCTGCCGCGCGTCAGCCTCGTGGTGGCGGCATACAACGAGGCGAGCTGCATCGGCGAGAAGGTGAAGAACAGCCTCGCGCTGGAGTACCCCGCGGACCGCTTCGAGATCCTCATCGGCTCGGACGGCTCCACGGACGGCACGGACGAGATCGTCCGCAGCACCCCGGACGCGCGCGTGCGCCTGTCCGCGGCGCCGCGCGCCGGGAAGACCTCGGTGCTCAACCGCTGCATCCCGGTGGCCTCCGGTGACATCGTGGTCCTCTCGGACGCGAACACGATGATCGACCCGGACGCAGTGCAGAAGCTGGTGCGCCACTTCGACGACCCCGAGGTGGGCGCCGTGTGCGGCAAGCTCAAGCTCTTCAACCCGACCAACGCCGAGTACGAGGAGAGCGCGTACTGGAGCTACGAGTCGCTCATCAAGTTCTACGAGGGCAAGCGCGGCGCCGTGATGGGCGCCAACGGCGGCCTCTACGCCATCCGCCGCACGCTCTTCACCCAGCTGCCGCCCTCGACCATCGTGGACGACTTCGTCATCCCGCTGCGCATCCTCGAGAACGGCTTCAAGGTCGTCTACGAGCCGGAGGCCGTGGCGCACGAGGAGACCACCGAGGACTACGACCAGGAGTTCGGCCGGCGCGCGCGCATCGCCGCGGGCAACTTCCAGAGCCTGCAGATGGTGCCGGGGCTGCTCTCGCCCACCGCGGGGTTTCGCGCCTTCGCCTTCTGGAGCCACAAGCTGCTGCGCTGGTGCGCGCCCGCGCTGATGGGGCTCGCGCTGCTGGCGAACCTGTTCCTGCTGCAGAGCACCTTCTACCGGCTCGCCTTCTTCGGGCAGGTGATGTTCTACGCCCTCGCTTACCTGGGCAAGACGGGCGCGCTCACGGGCACGGGGCGGCGCGTGGCCTCGGTGGCGTACTACTTCGTCACCATGAACCTGGCGATCGCCGTGGGCTTCTGGCGCTTCCTGCGCAACTCGCAGCGCGCCGCCTGGGATCGCACGGCGCGCGCCTAG
- a CDS encoding HEAT repeat domain-containing protein: MPSLPRSLLLLPLCLTAACFPRAYQRAAEQDTPQAYRDFLREHPKDPYTAAAEERLAELDFQEASRVHSVVSYKRFLEAHPDAAQARAAGALLEALRFNAVRESHEPQALRQFLREHPDGAHRAEAEALLAEAERAQAARSTDPAQLEAYLRASPDDPRREELEARLDGQRFEEARAGGASRLLAYLRDAPAGAHREEARVLLLEREVQGLLASGLLEEAEARVAASPLGPQLQGFAAQRERAQAERRALQTPQPLVRAAQAGHYLRSREDLERALQAPDPLDRWEAAQELGEHVTVRVLDPLLDAFRTARNPRVREAALASLRRVLAALPPPVADYELSVRMQALRERASSPEVYLALAVLLDLAGRLEEAATEYQRGYVTASPDPVVLHRWVDLRRERRQAYSSAVAARQLALWARGVAQDEPVSEEGGVPLAAARGLCAAAVEARFAEGAIAAARAQATEFPEDLDAFAREAADARRLAEARLADAELLLRTGRPDAPRCEDARVVERLRDAAAQREQALRRLPAQLPRLAPLLLQAARERDPAPEVRAAAAQQLAAMAPP, translated from the coding sequence ATGCCCTCTCTCCCGCGCTCGCTCCTCCTGCTTCCGCTGTGCCTCACCGCTGCGTGCTTCCCGCGCGCCTACCAGCGCGCCGCGGAGCAGGACACGCCCCAGGCCTACCGGGACTTCCTGCGCGAGCACCCGAAGGATCCCTACACCGCGGCGGCGGAAGAGCGGCTCGCGGAGCTGGACTTCCAGGAGGCCTCCCGGGTGCACTCGGTGGTCTCCTACAAGCGCTTCCTCGAGGCCCACCCGGACGCGGCGCAGGCGCGGGCCGCGGGCGCGCTGCTCGAGGCGCTGCGCTTCAACGCCGTGCGCGAGTCGCACGAGCCACAGGCCCTGCGCCAGTTCCTTCGCGAGCACCCGGACGGCGCGCACCGCGCCGAGGCGGAGGCGCTGCTCGCCGAGGCCGAGCGCGCCCAGGCGGCGCGCAGCACGGATCCCGCGCAGCTGGAGGCCTACCTGCGCGCCTCGCCGGACGACCCGCGGCGAGAGGAGCTGGAGGCGCGGCTGGACGGGCAGCGCTTCGAGGAGGCGCGCGCAGGCGGCGCCTCCCGGCTCCTCGCCTACCTGCGCGATGCGCCCGCCGGCGCGCACCGCGAGGAGGCCCGCGTGCTGCTGCTCGAGCGCGAGGTGCAGGGCCTGCTCGCGAGCGGCCTCCTTGAGGAGGCCGAGGCGCGCGTGGCGGCGAGCCCGCTCGGCCCGCAGCTGCAGGGCTTCGCGGCCCAGCGCGAGCGGGCCCAGGCCGAGCGCCGGGCGCTGCAGACGCCGCAGCCCCTGGTGCGCGCGGCGCAGGCGGGCCACTACCTGCGCTCGCGCGAGGACCTGGAGCGCGCGCTGCAGGCGCCGGATCCGCTGGACCGCTGGGAGGCGGCGCAGGAGCTCGGAGAGCACGTGACGGTGCGGGTGCTGGACCCGCTGCTGGACGCCTTCCGCACCGCGCGCAACCCCCGCGTGCGCGAGGCCGCGCTCGCGAGCCTGCGGCGAGTGCTCGCCGCGCTGCCGCCTCCCGTGGCGGACTACGAGCTCTCGGTGCGCATGCAGGCCCTGCGCGAGCGCGCGAGCAGCCCGGAGGTGTACCTCGCGCTCGCGGTGCTCCTGGACCTCGCGGGCCGGCTGGAGGAGGCCGCGACCGAGTACCAGCGCGGCTACGTCACCGCGAGCCCGGACCCCGTGGTGCTGCACCGTTGGGTGGACCTGCGCCGCGAGCGGCGGCAGGCCTACTCCTCGGCCGTGGCGGCGCGGCAGCTCGCCCTCTGGGCGCGCGGCGTCGCGCAGGACGAGCCGGTGTCCGAGGAGGGCGGGGTGCCGCTCGCCGCGGCGCGCGGGCTGTGCGCCGCGGCCGTGGAGGCGCGTTTCGCGGAAGGGGCGATTGCCGCCGCGCGCGCCCAGGCCACCGAGTTCCCCGAGGACCTGGACGCCTTCGCGCGCGAGGCCGCCGACGCGCGCCGGCTCGCCGAGGCGCGGCTCGCGGACGCGGAGCTGCTCCTGCGCACGGGCCGCCCGGACGCCCCGCGCTGCGAGGACGCCCGCGTCGTGGAGCGCCTGAGGGATGCGGCGGCGCAGCGGGAGCAGGCGCTGCGCCGCCTGCCCGCCCAGCTGCCCCGGCTCGCGCCGCTGCTCCTGCAGGCGGCCCGCGAGCGAGACCCCGCCCCTGAAGTGCGCGCCGCGGCGGCCCAGCAGCTCGCCGCGATGGCGCCTCCCTAG